The proteins below come from a single Kitasatospora sp. NBC_00315 genomic window:
- the obgE gene encoding GTPase ObgE produces MTTFVDRVELHVAAGNGGHGCASVHREKFKPLGGPDGGNGGEGGSVILTVDSSITTLLEYHHSPKRKAVNGKPGAGGHRTGSTGDDLVLPVPDGTVVMDREGNVLADLVGHGTSFVAAAGGRGGLGNSSLASARRKAPGFALLGEPGEAGDIVMELKSVADVALVGYPSAGKSSLISVLSAAKPKIADYPFTTLIPNLGVVTAGETIYTVADVPGLIPGASQGRGLGLEFLRHVERCSVLVHVLDCATLEPGRDPLTDLETIEAELTEYGGLDDRPRLVALNKVDVPDGQDLADITRASLEEAGYRVFEVSAASRKGLRELSFAMAQIVSEARAAKPVEENTRIVLRPKAVDDAGFTVTETEDGSYHVRGIKPERWVRQTDFSNDEAVGYLADRLARLGVEDKLWKVGAKEGDTVIIGPEENAVVFDWEPTMAAGAEMLGRRGEDHRFENPRPAVDRRREKAKGRDAAESEYLAFEALSSGRTGAIDEGDDEDH; encoded by the coding sequence ATGACCACTTTCGTGGACCGCGTCGAACTGCACGTCGCCGCGGGTAACGGGGGCCATGGCTGCGCCTCCGTACACCGGGAGAAGTTCAAGCCGCTGGGCGGTCCCGACGGTGGCAACGGCGGTGAGGGCGGCAGCGTCATCCTCACCGTGGACTCCAGCATCACCACGCTGCTGGAGTACCACCACTCGCCCAAGCGCAAGGCCGTCAACGGCAAGCCCGGCGCGGGCGGCCACCGCACCGGTTCCACCGGTGACGACCTGGTCCTCCCGGTGCCGGACGGCACCGTCGTGATGGACCGCGAGGGCAACGTGCTGGCCGACCTGGTCGGTCACGGCACCAGCTTCGTCGCCGCCGCCGGCGGCCGCGGCGGCCTCGGCAACTCCTCGCTCGCCTCGGCCCGCCGCAAGGCGCCCGGCTTCGCGCTGCTCGGCGAGCCCGGCGAGGCCGGCGACATCGTCATGGAGCTCAAGTCCGTCGCGGACGTGGCCCTGGTGGGCTACCCGAGCGCCGGCAAGTCCTCGCTGATCTCGGTGCTCTCCGCCGCCAAGCCGAAGATCGCGGACTACCCCTTCACCACCCTGATCCCCAACCTCGGTGTGGTCACCGCCGGCGAGACGATCTACACCGTCGCCGACGTCCCCGGCCTCATCCCGGGCGCCAGCCAGGGCCGGGGCCTGGGCCTGGAGTTCCTGCGCCACGTCGAGCGCTGCTCCGTCCTGGTGCACGTGCTGGACTGCGCGACCCTGGAGCCGGGCCGCGACCCGCTGACCGACCTGGAGACCATCGAGGCCGAACTCACCGAGTACGGCGGCCTCGACGACCGTCCCCGGCTGGTCGCGCTGAACAAGGTGGACGTGCCGGACGGCCAGGATCTGGCCGACATCACCCGCGCCTCCCTGGAGGAGGCCGGCTACCGCGTCTTCGAGGTGTCCGCCGCCTCCCGCAAGGGCCTGCGCGAGCTGAGCTTCGCGATGGCGCAGATCGTCTCCGAGGCCCGGGCCGCCAAGCCGGTCGAGGAGAACACCCGGATCGTGCTGCGGCCCAAGGCCGTCGACGACGCCGGCTTCACCGTCACCGAGACCGAGGACGGCTCGTACCACGTGCGCGGCATCAAGCCCGAGCGCTGGGTCCGCCAGACCGACTTCTCCAACGACGAGGCCGTCGGTTACCTCGCCGACCGCCTGGCCCGCCTCGGTGTCGAGGACAAGCTCTGGAAGGTCGGCGCCAAGGAGGGCGACACCGTCATCATCGGCCCCGAGGAGAACGCGGTCGTGTTCGACTGGGAGCCGACGATGGCCGCCGGCGCCGAGATGCTCGGCCGTCGTGGCGAGGACCACCGCTTCGAGAACCCGCGCCCGGCGGTCGACCGCCGTCGCGAGAAGGCCAAGGGCCGCGACGCCGCCGAGTCGGAGTACCTGGCCTTCGAGGCGCTCTCCAGCGGCCGCACGGGCGCCATCGACGAGGGCGACGACGAGGACCACTGA
- the nadD gene encoding nicotinate-nucleotide adenylyltransferase, whose amino-acid sequence MGQQAETPGGHEPVKKRLGVMGGTFDPIHHGHLVAASEVASAFHLDEVIFVPTGQPWQKEDHRVTPAEDRYLMTVIATAENPQFSVSRIDIDRQGPTYTVDTLRDLRALHPDADLFFITGADALAQILSWRDSEELFSLAHFIGCTRPGHTLSDAGLPVGGVSLVEVPALAISSTDCRNRVAKGEPVWYLVPDGVVRYIDKRALYAPAQP is encoded by the coding sequence ATGGGACAGCAGGCCGAGACCCCCGGCGGACACGAACCGGTCAAGAAGCGCCTCGGTGTGATGGGTGGAACCTTCGACCCGATCCACCACGGACACCTGGTCGCAGCCAGCGAGGTGGCGAGCGCGTTCCACCTCGATGAGGTGATCTTCGTGCCGACCGGGCAGCCCTGGCAGAAGGAGGACCACCGGGTCACCCCGGCCGAGGACCGCTACCTGATGACGGTGATCGCGACCGCCGAGAACCCGCAGTTCTCCGTCAGCCGGATCGACATCGACCGGCAGGGCCCCACCTACACCGTCGACACCCTGCGCGATCTGCGCGCGCTGCACCCGGACGCCGACCTCTTCTTCATCACCGGCGCCGACGCGCTCGCCCAGATCCTCTCCTGGCGGGACTCCGAGGAGCTGTTCTCGCTCGCGCACTTCATCGGCTGCACCCGCCCGGGGCACACCCTCTCGGACGCGGGGCTCCCGGTGGGCGGGGTCTCCCTGGTGGAGGTCCCCGCCCTGGCCATCTCCTCCACGGACTGCCGCAACCGGGTCGCCAAGGGCGAACCGGTCTGGTATCTCGTCCCGGACGGTGTGGTCCGTTACATCGACAAGCGGGCGCTCTACGCGCCGGCCCAGCCTTGA
- a CDS encoding LytR C-terminal domain-containing protein, giving the protein MTGTADRRGQDDDWPAAQQQRPYQPYQQSGYEQQPGYDQPYEQQPYDPQQPYGQSRRQPPQVRQPYGHDQQPGYGQEQSGQSGQSGQSGHGYGQEQPYGRPQPYEQPQPYEQPQPYARPEAYGRAPGYDEYQQPYAQPYQPYQQPGYEQAPYEQGGYEQGGYEQAPYERGGYEQGGYEQGGYEQADPYAQPVQQPPVAAPVAAAPAPPRPRPARPAEPAPAPARPEQPSEQVGGSRAAKAAKSPADGYATGEFTFVEEEAEESEDVIDWLKFAESRSERRDERRRKLRNRLVGAVVVLAVLAGGGAGYLWLTGGFDGTQTAASAAGPRQVNVVHLRDLQGKVSTALLVNDASGHKGSVLLLPETLKLPGTGDAATVALGQGMDTLGTSGTRDGLGTVLGASVAGSWRLDTPYLQLLVAQLGGVRVDTNAEVRDGGKADGKVLAAVGKNVLLNGQAAVGYATYQAAGEARDAQLARFGQVLEAIVRTMPVDLKDAKDTVHRMGAVLDPSLPEDALAGVLVQLALQAKDGHFSTSALPVAADGTLDDATAGKQVKDVLGGTVHNAGSGDSAMARVAVQDASGNDQSAAAAQVQITNAGLTLVPGVAKGSPQATTEIRYTDDSRQAAAKSLAISLNVPESAVKKVSDTQNADLLVVLGKDYQPPKAQ; this is encoded by the coding sequence GTGACCGGAACGGCAGACCGCAGGGGCCAGGACGACGACTGGCCGGCCGCGCAGCAGCAGCGGCCCTACCAGCCGTACCAGCAGTCCGGCTACGAGCAGCAGCCCGGCTACGACCAGCCGTACGAGCAGCAGCCCTACGACCCGCAGCAGCCCTACGGGCAGTCCCGCCGGCAGCCGCCGCAGGTCCGGCAGCCCTACGGCCACGACCAGCAGCCGGGGTACGGGCAGGAGCAGTCCGGGCAGTCCGGGCAGTCCGGGCAGTCCGGCCACGGATACGGGCAGGAGCAGCCGTACGGCCGGCCCCAGCCCTACGAGCAGCCGCAGCCGTACGAGCAGCCCCAGCCGTACGCCCGGCCGGAGGCCTACGGCCGGGCGCCGGGGTACGACGAGTACCAGCAGCCGTACGCGCAGCCGTACCAGCCCTACCAGCAGCCGGGCTACGAGCAGGCGCCCTACGAGCAGGGCGGCTACGAGCAGGGCGGCTACGAGCAGGCGCCCTACGAGCGGGGCGGTTACGAGCAGGGCGGTTACGAGCAGGGCGGTTACGAGCAGGCCGACCCGTACGCGCAGCCCGTGCAGCAGCCGCCGGTGGCCGCCCCCGTGGCCGCCGCGCCCGCTCCGCCGCGCCCCCGCCCGGCCCGGCCCGCCGAGCCCGCGCCCGCGCCGGCCAGGCCCGAGCAGCCCTCCGAACAGGTCGGCGGGAGCCGTGCGGCCAAGGCCGCCAAGTCGCCCGCGGACGGCTACGCCACCGGCGAGTTCACCTTCGTGGAGGAGGAGGCGGAGGAGTCCGAGGACGTCATCGACTGGCTGAAGTTCGCCGAGTCGCGCAGCGAGCGCCGGGACGAGCGCCGCCGCAAGCTGCGCAACCGGCTGGTGGGCGCGGTCGTCGTGCTGGCCGTGCTGGCGGGCGGCGGGGCGGGCTACCTCTGGCTCACCGGCGGATTCGACGGCACCCAGACCGCGGCCTCGGCGGCCGGACCGCGCCAGGTGAACGTGGTGCACCTGCGCGACCTCCAGGGCAAGGTCTCCACCGCGCTGCTGGTCAACGACGCCTCCGGCCACAAGGGCTCGGTGCTGCTGTTGCCGGAGACCCTGAAGCTGCCCGGGACCGGCGACGCGGCGACGGTCGCGCTCGGCCAGGGGATGGACACGCTCGGCACCTCCGGCACCCGCGACGGGCTCGGCACGGTGCTGGGCGCGAGCGTGGCCGGCAGCTGGCGGCTGGACACCCCCTATCTCCAGCTGCTGGTCGCACAGCTGGGCGGTGTCCGGGTGGACACCAACGCCGAGGTGCGCGACGGCGGCAAGGCGGACGGCAAGGTGCTGGCCGCGGTCGGCAAGAACGTCCTGCTGAACGGCCAGGCCGCGGTCGGGTACGCCACCTACCAGGCCGCCGGCGAGGCCCGGGACGCGCAGCTGGCCCGGTTCGGGCAGGTGCTGGAGGCGATCGTGCGGACCATGCCGGTCGACCTCAAGGACGCCAAGGACACCGTGCACCGGATGGGGGCGGTGCTCGACCCGTCACTGCCGGAGGACGCGTTGGCGGGCGTGCTGGTCCAGCTCGCCCTGCAGGCCAAGGACGGGCACTTCAGCACCTCCGCGCTGCCCGTCGCGGCGGACGGCACCCTGGACGACGCCACCGCCGGCAAGCAGGTCAAGGACGTGCTCGGCGGCACCGTGCACAACGCCGGCAGCGGAGACTCCGCGATGGCCCGGGTGGCGGTCCAGGACGCCTCCGGCAACGACCAGTCGGCCGCGGCGGCGCAGGTCCAGATCACCAACGCCGGTCTGACCCTGGTGCCGGGCGTGGCCAAGGGCAGCCCGCAGGCGACCACCGAGATCCGCTACACGGACGACTCGCGACAGGCGGCCGCGAAGTCCCTGGCGATCAGCCTGAACGTGCCGGAGTCGGCGGTCAAGAAGGTCTCCGACACCCAGAACGCGGACCTGCTGGTGGTTCTCGGCAAGGACTACCAGCCGCCGAAGGCGCAGTAG
- a CDS encoding glutamate-5-semialdehyde dehydrogenase yields the protein MTSDLAITDSPVLAVARRAREAAADLAPLPRRAKDAALLAIADGLVARSAEITAANAEDVARARAAGTAESVIDRLTLNDERIAAIASDVRDVAGLPDPVGEVVRGYTLPNALDVRQVRVPLGVVGIIYEARPNVTVDAAALCLKSGNAVLLRGSASAYRSNTALTGVLRDAVASVGLSADVIQLVPGESRESVQELMRARGLVDVLIPRGGASLIRTVVEGSTVPVIETGTGNCHVYVDARADLAMAVGILLNSKAQRVSVCNSAETLLVHQDIADEFLPLALAALAGAGVTVHGDEAVLKAAEGSPATVVPATDADWETEYLSYDLAAAVVPSLDAAVAHIRRWSSGHTEAIVTASQSAARRFTQLVDAATVAVNASTRFTDGGEFGFGAEIGISTQKLHARGPMGLPELTSTKYIVTGDGHVRGEAEQTVGGGDTAV from the coding sequence ATGACCAGCGACCTCGCCATCACCGACAGTCCCGTCCTCGCCGTGGCCCGCCGCGCCAGGGAGGCCGCCGCCGACCTCGCCCCGCTGCCGCGGCGGGCGAAGGACGCCGCGCTGCTGGCGATCGCCGACGGCCTGGTGGCCCGGAGCGCCGAGATCACCGCCGCCAACGCCGAGGACGTGGCCCGGGCCCGGGCGGCCGGCACCGCCGAGTCCGTGATCGACCGGCTGACCCTGAACGACGAGCGGATCGCGGCCATCGCCTCCGACGTGCGGGACGTGGCCGGTCTGCCCGACCCGGTCGGCGAGGTGGTCCGCGGCTACACCCTGCCCAACGCCCTGGACGTGCGCCAGGTCCGGGTGCCGCTCGGTGTGGTCGGCATCATCTACGAGGCCCGGCCCAACGTCACCGTGGACGCCGCCGCGCTCTGCCTGAAGTCCGGCAACGCCGTCCTGCTGCGCGGCTCGGCCTCCGCGTACCGTTCCAACACGGCGCTGACCGGCGTGCTGCGCGACGCGGTGGCCTCGGTCGGCCTGTCCGCCGACGTGATCCAGCTGGTGCCGGGCGAGAGCCGCGAGTCGGTCCAGGAGCTGATGCGCGCCCGGGGCCTGGTCGACGTGCTGATCCCGCGCGGCGGCGCCTCGCTGATCCGTACCGTGGTCGAGGGCTCGACCGTCCCCGTGATCGAGACCGGCACCGGGAACTGCCACGTCTACGTCGACGCCCGGGCCGACCTCGCGATGGCGGTGGGCATCCTGCTGAACTCCAAGGCCCAGCGGGTCAGCGTCTGCAACTCGGCCGAGACGCTGCTCGTCCACCAGGACATCGCCGACGAGTTCCTCCCGCTCGCACTGGCCGCGCTGGCCGGCGCCGGGGTGACCGTGCACGGCGACGAGGCCGTGCTCAAGGCGGCCGAGGGCTCGCCGGCCACCGTCGTGCCGGCCACCGACGCCGACTGGGAGACCGAGTACCTCTCCTACGACCTGGCGGCCGCCGTGGTGCCCTCGCTGGACGCCGCCGTCGCGCACATCCGCCGGTGGTCCTCCGGGCACACCGAGGCCATCGTGACCGCCTCGCAGAGCGCCGCCCGCCGGTTCACCCAGCTGGTGGACGCCGCGACCGTCGCCGTCAACGCCTCCACCCGGTTCACCGACGGGGGTGAGTTCGGCTTCGGCGCCGAGATCGGCATCTCGACCCAGAAGTTGCACGCCCGTGGCCCGATGGGGCTGCCCGAGCTGACCTCCACCAAGTACATCGTCACTGGTGACGGCCATGTCCGGGGTGAGGCCGAGCAGACCGTGGGCGGCGGGGACACCGCCGTGTGA
- a CDS encoding histidine phosphatase family protein, with the protein MSREARGPRIVFWRHGQTSWNLESRFQGSTDIELTGQGVQQAQRAARLLAGLKPDLLISSDLQRAARTAAELATVTGLDVHHHEGLRETYAGDWQGLTNAEIRARFPAQYEAWAQGEPVRRGGGELSTEVADRSVPVVLEAAGKLPENGTLVVVSHGGTIRTMLGRMLGLDPALWECFGGLSNCCWSVLGRGARGWRLLEHNAGTLPQPVIGDDT; encoded by the coding sequence CTGAGCCGGGAGGCGCGGGGACCGCGCATCGTCTTCTGGCGGCACGGCCAGACCTCCTGGAACCTCGAATCGCGCTTCCAGGGCAGCACCGACATCGAGCTGACCGGCCAGGGCGTCCAGCAGGCGCAGCGAGCGGCCCGGCTGCTCGCCGGCCTGAAGCCGGACCTGCTGATCTCCTCGGATCTCCAGCGGGCGGCCAGGACGGCCGCCGAGCTGGCCACGGTCACCGGGCTGGACGTGCACCACCACGAGGGCCTGCGCGAGACGTACGCGGGGGACTGGCAGGGCCTGACCAACGCGGAGATCCGCGCCCGGTTCCCGGCGCAGTACGAGGCCTGGGCGCAGGGTGAGCCGGTCCGGCGCGGCGGTGGCGAGCTGTCCACCGAGGTCGCCGACCGCTCCGTCCCGGTGGTGCTGGAGGCGGCCGGGAAGCTGCCGGAGAACGGCACGCTGGTCGTGGTCAGCCACGGTGGCACCATCCGCACCATGCTGGGCCGGATGCTCGGGCTGGACCCGGCGCTCTGGGAGTGCTTCGGCGGCCTGTCCAACTGCTGCTGGTCCGTCCTCGGCCGGGGCGCGCGCGGCTGGCGACTGCTGGAGCACAATGCCGGCACCCTGCCGCAGCCGGTGATCGGTGACGACACCTGA
- a CDS encoding M48 family metallopeptidase, translating into MTATNQAKTPSRRRQRFPEISTRAWEHPADRSGLVALRKLTGFDDVLKKLAGLVSERSVRLMFLATAVKTSERQFPELYDMVRDAAYVLDLEKVPELYVSQDPTVNAMCIGIDTPIIVLTSGLVELLDEEELRAVVGHEVGHAMSGHALYRTMLLILTNIATRIAWIPLGNLAIMALVTALKEWFRKAELSCDRAGLLAGQDLQASMRGLMKLAGGHNLGEMNVDAFLEQAAEYEKAGDLRDGVLKVLQLLPQTHPFAVVRVAQLKKWSESDDYRSILAGAYPRRAGDPDASVTEEWKAAAEHYSTSVKESKDPLMGLLRDVAGGVGTVGGKLRDTFVGPRAGAPTASSSASASAEDAAS; encoded by the coding sequence ATGACCGCTACCAACCAGGCGAAGACCCCGAGCCGGCGCCGCCAGCGCTTCCCCGAGATCTCCACCCGGGCGTGGGAGCACCCCGCCGACCGCTCCGGCCTGGTGGCCCTGCGCAAGCTCACCGGCTTCGACGACGTGCTGAAGAAGCTGGCCGGCCTGGTCTCCGAGCGCTCCGTGCGGCTGATGTTCCTGGCCACCGCCGTGAAGACCTCCGAGCGGCAGTTCCCGGAGCTGTACGACATGGTGCGCGACGCCGCGTACGTGCTGGACCTGGAGAAGGTCCCGGAGCTGTACGTCAGCCAGGATCCGACGGTCAACGCGATGTGCATCGGCATCGACACCCCGATCATCGTGCTGACCAGCGGCCTGGTCGAGCTGCTCGACGAGGAGGAGCTGCGGGCGGTGGTCGGCCACGAGGTCGGCCACGCGATGTCCGGCCACGCCCTCTACCGGACGATGCTGCTGATCCTCACCAACATCGCCACCCGGATCGCCTGGATCCCGCTCGGCAACCTCGCCATCATGGCGCTGGTCACCGCGCTCAAGGAGTGGTTCCGCAAGGCCGAACTCTCCTGCGACCGGGCCGGACTGCTCGCCGGGCAGGATCTGCAGGCCTCGATGCGCGGCCTGATGAAGCTGGCCGGCGGCCACAACCTCGGCGAGATGAACGTGGACGCGTTCCTGGAGCAGGCGGCCGAGTACGAGAAGGCCGGCGACCTGCGCGACGGCGTCCTCAAGGTGCTGCAGTTGCTGCCGCAGACCCACCCGTTCGCCGTGGTCCGGGTGGCGCAGCTGAAGAAGTGGTCGGAGAGCGACGACTACCGCTCCATCCTGGCGGGCGCCTACCCGCGCCGCGCCGGCGACCCCGACGCCTCGGTGACCGAGGAGTGGAAGGCGGCCGCCGAGCACTACTCGACCAGCGTCAAGGAGAGCAAGGATCCGCTGATGGGCCTGCTGCGCGACGTGGCCGGCGGCGTCGGTACGGTCGGCGGCAAGCTCCGCGACACCTTCGTCGGCCCCCGCGCCGGCGCGCCGACCGCTTCCTCCTCCGCGTCCGCGTCCGCCGAGGACGCCGCGAGCTGA
- the rpmA gene encoding 50S ribosomal protein L27 → MAHKKGASSTRNGRDSNAQRLGVKRFGGQVVSAGEILVRQRGTHFHPGAGVGRGGDDTLFALNAGAVQFGTHRGRRVVNIVAVEA, encoded by the coding sequence ATGGCACACAAGAAGGGCGCAAGCTCTACCCGCAACGGCCGCGACTCGAACGCCCAGCGCCTCGGCGTGAAGCGCTTCGGCGGCCAGGTCGTCAGCGCCGGCGAGATCCTCGTCCGCCAGCGTGGCACCCACTTCCACCCGGGTGCGGGCGTCGGTCGCGGCGGCGACGACACCCTGTTCGCGCTGAACGCCGGCGCGGTCCAGTTCGGTACCCACCGCGGTCGTCGCGTCGTCAACATCGTGGCCGTCGAGGCCTGA
- the rsfS gene encoding ribosome silencing factor, translating to MTVTDHSQELITVAAQAAADKLAHNIIAFDVSEVLSITDAFLIASASNDRQVKSIAEEIEEQLREKLDVKPVRREGEREGRWILLDYLDIVVHVQHSEERSFYSLDRLWKDCPELALPEEAMATRNRPEGADADAAGNVTAPPADDFGGENYSAEDHS from the coding sequence GTGACCGTCACCGACCACAGCCAGGAACTCATCACCGTCGCCGCCCAGGCGGCGGCCGACAAGCTGGCCCACAACATCATCGCGTTCGACGTCAGCGAGGTGCTGTCGATCACCGACGCCTTCCTGATCGCCTCCGCGAGCAACGACCGCCAGGTCAAGTCGATCGCCGAGGAGATCGAGGAGCAGCTGCGCGAGAAGCTGGACGTGAAGCCGGTGCGCCGCGAGGGCGAGCGCGAGGGCCGCTGGATCCTGCTCGACTACCTCGACATCGTGGTGCACGTCCAGCACTCGGAGGAGCGCTCCTTCTACTCCCTCGACCGGCTCTGGAAGGACTGCCCCGAGCTGGCGCTGCCCGAGGAGGCGATGGCCACCCGCAACCGTCCCGAGGGCGCGGACGCCGACGCGGCCGGCAACGTCACCGCCCCGCCGGCGGACGACTTCGGCGGCGAGAACTACAGCGCCGAGGATCACAGCTGA
- the proB gene encoding glutamate 5-kinase: MSEQPLREEVLTARRIVVKVGSSSLTTATGGLDADRVDALVDAIAKVRSQPQAPEVVLVSSGAIAAGLAPLGLDRRPPDLARQQAAASVGQGLLVARYTASFARYGIRVGQVLLTAEDASRRAHYRNAYRTLDQLLAMGAMPVVNENDTVATAEIKFGDNDRLAALVAHLVRADLLILLSDVDGLYDGDPSRPGTSRIAEVRGKQDLEGIQIGSTGKAGVGTGGMVTKVEAARIATGAGIPVVLTAASHAADALAGRPTGTLFLRTGSRSADRLLWLAHASSPRGALHLDEGAVAAVVSGGASLLPAGVTRVDGDFAAGDPVDLLGENGHIVARGLVNFDARELPRLLGRSTRDLAQEFGAAYEREVVHRDDLVVLRG; the protein is encoded by the coding sequence ATGAGCGAGCAGCCACTCCGTGAGGAGGTCCTGACCGCCCGGCGGATCGTCGTCAAGGTCGGGTCGTCCTCACTCACCACCGCCACCGGCGGTCTGGACGCCGACCGGGTCGACGCCCTGGTGGACGCCATCGCCAAGGTCCGCAGCCAGCCGCAGGCCCCCGAGGTGGTCCTGGTCTCCTCCGGCGCCATCGCCGCCGGCCTCGCCCCGCTCGGCCTGGACCGCCGCCCGCCGGACCTCGCCCGCCAGCAGGCCGCCGCCAGCGTCGGCCAGGGGCTGCTGGTGGCCCGCTACACGGCCTCCTTCGCCCGGTACGGCATCCGCGTCGGCCAGGTGCTGCTGACCGCCGAGGACGCCAGCCGTCGCGCGCACTACCGCAACGCCTACCGCACCCTGGACCAGCTGCTGGCGATGGGCGCGATGCCGGTCGTCAACGAGAACGACACCGTCGCCACCGCCGAAATCAAGTTCGGGGACAACGACCGGCTCGCCGCTCTGGTCGCCCACCTGGTCCGCGCCGACCTGCTGATCCTGCTCTCCGACGTCGACGGCCTCTACGACGGGGACCCGAGCCGGCCCGGCACCAGCCGGATCGCCGAGGTGCGCGGCAAGCAGGATCTGGAGGGCATCCAGATCGGCAGCACCGGCAAGGCGGGCGTCGGCACCGGCGGGATGGTCACCAAGGTCGAGGCCGCCCGGATCGCGACCGGCGCGGGCATCCCGGTGGTGCTGACCGCCGCGAGCCACGCCGCCGACGCGCTGGCCGGCCGCCCCACCGGCACCCTCTTCCTGCGCACCGGCAGCCGCAGCGCCGACCGGCTGCTCTGGCTGGCCCACGCCAGCAGCCCGCGCGGCGCCCTGCACCTGGACGAGGGCGCGGTGGCGGCGGTGGTCTCCGGCGGCGCGTCGCTGCTCCCCGCCGGGGTCACCCGGGTCGACGGCGACTTCGCCGCGGGTGATCCGGTGGACCTTCTTGGTGAAAACGGCCACATCGTGGCGCGCGGGCTGGTCAACTTTGATGCGAGGGAGTTGCCCCGCCTGCTCGGTCGCTCCACCCGTGACCTGGCCCAGGAGTTCGGGGCCGCGTACGAGCGCGAGGTCGTCCACCGCGACGACCTGGTCGTCCTGCGCGGCTGA
- a CDS encoding helix-turn-helix transcriptional regulator, protein MTVADAGHGPAPQPQPQPQPQPQRQDKRRSELTHFLKACRARVTPEDVGLPPGLRRRTPGLRREEVAQLAGVGVTWYTWLEQGRPINASEQVLSAVAGSLRLDPTERDHLFRLAGVRAVRPASPAHPHLDASTQVILDALAPLPAAVCNSRYDVLLHNSSYESLFGANPPAAPHGVFNSLWCTVTAPPCCNPFLNRDEELPRMVGVLRVAYGRHVGEPVWEGYIRELTLASAEFRELWARQEVAPARSARKVFRHPEVGELRFTAAYLTIPAAPEHYMVVYTPEGPQDRERTERMATLPARPVKCCHT, encoded by the coding sequence ATGACCGTCGCCGACGCGGGCCACGGGCCCGCACCGCAGCCACAGCCACAGCCACAGCCACAGCCACAGCGGCAGGACAAGCGCCGCAGCGAGCTCACCCACTTCCTGAAGGCCTGCCGCGCCCGGGTCACCCCGGAGGACGTCGGCCTGCCGCCGGGGCTTCGCCGACGCACGCCCGGCCTGCGTCGCGAGGAGGTCGCGCAGCTCGCCGGGGTTGGCGTGACCTGGTACACCTGGCTGGAGCAGGGCCGGCCGATCAACGCGAGTGAGCAGGTGCTGTCCGCGGTCGCCGGCTCCCTGCGGCTGGATCCGACCGAGCGCGACCACCTGTTCCGGCTGGCCGGGGTGCGCGCCGTCCGTCCCGCCTCCCCCGCGCACCCGCACCTCGACGCCTCCACCCAGGTCATCCTGGACGCGCTGGCGCCGCTCCCGGCAGCGGTCTGCAACAGCCGCTACGACGTACTGCTGCACAACTCGTCCTACGAGTCGCTGTTCGGGGCGAACCCCCCGGCGGCGCCGCACGGGGTGTTCAACAGCCTGTGGTGCACCGTCACCGCGCCGCCCTGCTGCAACCCCTTTCTGAACCGGGACGAGGAACTGCCCCGCATGGTCGGGGTGCTGCGGGTCGCGTACGGCAGGCACGTGGGCGAGCCGGTGTGGGAGGGGTACATCCGGGAGCTGACGCTCGCGAGCGCGGAGTTCCGGGAGCTCTGGGCCCGGCAGGAGGTGGCGCCGGCGCGGTCGGCCCGCAAGGTGTTCCGGCACCCGGAGGTCGGCGAGCTGCGGTTCACCGCCGCGTACCTGACCATTCCGGCCGCGCCCGAGCACTACATGGTGGTCTACACCCCGGAGGGTCCGCAGGACCGCGAGCGGACCGAGCGGATGGCGACGCTCCCGGCGCGGCCGGTGAAGTGCTGCCACACGTGA